Genomic window (Streptomyces cadmiisoli):
CCGGCTGGCTCGGTGGATGGGCCATCGCCATGACCGGAGTCCTGGTGGTCGGTTCGCTCGCGGACGTCGCCGTGACCTTCGCCCTGCTCGCCTTCGGCCTGGACGGCTGGGCCGGGAACGAGGCCGTACGGCAGACGCTCACCGTGCTGCTCATCCTTGTGATGACGGCGGTGTGCGTCATCGGCACCGAGCTGTCGGCCAGGGTGCAGAACGTCCTGATCGTCGCGCAGGTCGCCTGTCTGCTCGCCTTCGCCGTCGTGGCCCTGTACCGCGTTTACACCGGCACCGGCACCCCCGAATCCGTCGAACCGTCGATCACCTGGCTGAACCCCTTCGGCTTCGGCGGCGCGCCGCTGACCGCCGCCCTGCTGCTGGGCGTGTTCATCTACTGGGGGTGGGAGTCCGCCGTCAATCTCACCGAGGAGGTCGAGGACTCCGCGACGGCTCCCGGCCTGGCCGCGGTCTGGTCGACGGTCGTCCTGCTGGTGACCTATGTGTCGGTCGGGTTCGCGGTCGTGGCCTACACCGGGACCGACTTCCTCGCCCGGAACGCCGGGGAGGAGGAGTTCGTCTTCGCGCTGCTCGCCGGGGAGGCCATGGGCGGCTGGGACTGGGTGGTGCTGCTGGCGGTCTCGTCGTCGGCGCTGGCGTCGACCCAGACGACGATCATCCCCGCGTCGCGCACGGCGCTGTCCATGGCGCGCCGGCACGCGCTGCCCGCGCCGCTGGCCCACGTCCATCCCCGGTTCCGCACGCCCGACGTGAGCACCTGGTGGGTCGCCGGCATCGCCATCGCCTGGTACGTCGCCGTGAACCGGATCAGCAGCAACGCCCTGTTCGACTCGCTCACCGCGCTGTCGCTGCTGATCGCCTTCTACTACGCGCTCACGGGTGTCGCCTGCGCGGTGTACTACCGCCGCCATCTGACGGACAGCGTCCGCCGGTTCGTGCTGATCGGCCTCGGCCCGCTCGTCGGTGCCGGACTGCTGACGTGGCTGCTGGTGGAATCCGTCGCCCACATGTCCGACCCGGCCAATTCCTACAGCGGCGTCTCCTGGTTCGGGCTGGGGCCCCCGCTGGTCATCGGCCTCGGCATCCTCGCCGTGGGCGTGGTCATCATGGTCGTGTGGCGGCTGAAGGCGCCCGCCTTCTGGTCGGAGCGTCCGAGTGTCGCCGACCCCACCCTCGTCCGG
Coding sequences:
- a CDS encoding APC family permease: MAARTADPGPPTELKAGAIGFVDALVIGLNATSPAYSLAAVIGPIVALVGIYAPGVMVASFVPMLLIASAFYYLNKVDQDCGTTFSWVTRAMGPWAGWLGGWAIAMTGVLVVGSLADVAVTFALLAFGLDGWAGNEAVRQTLTVLLILVMTAVCVIGTELSARVQNVLIVAQVACLLAFAVVALYRVYTGTGTPESVEPSITWLNPFGFGGAPLTAALLLGVFIYWGWESAVNLTEEVEDSATAPGLAAVWSTVVLLVTYVSVGFAVVAYTGTDFLARNAGEEEFVFALLAGEAMGGWDWVVLLAVSSSALASTQTTIIPASRTALSMARRHALPAPLAHVHPRFRTPDVSTWWVAGIAIAWYVAVNRISSNALFDSLTALSLLIAFYYALTGVACAVYYRRHLTDSVRRFVLIGLGPLVGAGLLTWLLVESVAHMSDPANSYSGVSWFGLGPPLVIGLGILAVGVVIMVVWRLKAPAFWSERPSVADPTLVRDEGPR